The genomic window GTCGCCGGTTTAGCTGGGCGGCCGCAGCCAGCACAACCCGTTGACCCGGCGACGGCACGGTGTCGACGTCTTGGAAGGCATCAACATGTGGAAGGCGACCCATGATTGCTCTTGTTCTGCTGACCGTCGCCGCGGTGGCGGCCGTGGCCGGCCATGACCAGCTACTGCGATGGCGGCACCGCCGACACTGCGCAGGCGCCCGGTGGGTGACCGTGGCCGCCCCGCCCGAGGTCGACGCCGAGTCGGCCGCCGCCCTGTGGACCACCATGGCCGGGGTCCTCGCCCCGGCACGCCGCTGGTGGTGGCTACGCGGGCACCCGCACGTCGGCTGGGAGTACACGTGGACGGGCCGCAGCCTGACCATCCGCCTGTGGGTGCCCGGCACCGTCGCCGACGGCGCCGTGGAAGCAGCCGTCACCGCCGCCTGGCCCGGCTGCACCCTCACCACCGCCGACGCCGGTCCACCCATTCCTGACCTCGCCGATCAGGACGGCGGCGCGCTGTGGCCTCAGCACCCGGACACGCTGCCACTGCGCACCGAGCACCACAACGACCCGCTGCGGGCTCTGCTCGCCGCCGGCGCCGCCATCCGCTCCCGGGAGCATGCCTGCCTTCAGGTCCTCGCCAGGCCGGCCCCGACGCGGCGGGTCGCCGCCGCCCGCCGGGCAGCCGCGACCGGCGCCCGCCCGGACGCTGCAGCCATCGCCCTGAACGCGGCCGTGACGGTCGCGGTGACGCCGCTGCTGTGGCTGGTGGAACTGTTCAACCCGCCCGCACGCCCCGCTCGGCCCGAGGCCCGGGCGATCCGCCGGGATCCGATCGCGGACGCCCACCACCGCGCCGCCGTGGTCAAGGCGGTGAATGTGCCGCACTTCGAGATCGCCGTCCGCTACGCCGTGGCCGCCGACCCGAGACCCGACCGGACGCAGGAGCAGCGCCACCGCCTCGCCGCCGTGGCCCACACCATCTACGCCGCCGCGGCCACCTACACCCGCCCCAACCGGCTACGCCGCATCCCCACCCGACGCCCCGTCGCGGTCCTCGCCGGCCGGCGGTTGCGCCGCGGCTTCCTCGCCACCGTCGAAGAACTCGCCGCCCTGGCCGCCATCCCCCGCGACGTGGCGGTGCCCGGCCTTGACCGGGCCCGCGCGAAGGCCGTCCCCGCGCCGGTGGCCGTGCCGTCGGGTGGACGCAGCGTCAAGGTCCTCGGCCGCTCCCAGGTCGGTGGGCACTCCGTCGGCCTGCACGTCGTCGACTCCCGGCAACACGTGCACCTCGTCGGCAAAACCGGCGTCGGCAAGTCCACCCTGCTGTTGAACATGATCCTCGCCGACGTACACGCCCGCCGCGGCACCGTCGTCATCGACCCCCGCGGTGACCTCGTCACCGACATCCTCGACCGGCTACCCGCCACCTACGCCGATCGCATCGCCATCATCGACCCCGACCAGCCCAACCCCGCCTGCTTCAACCCCCTCGACGACACCGGCGACGCGCACCTGGCCGTCGACAATCTCGTCGGCATCTTCGCCAAGATCTTCCAACGGCACTGGGGCCCGCGCATCGACGACACCCTGCGCGTGTCCTGCCTGACGTTGATGCGGCACGCCAACCCCACCCTGTCGCTGGTGCCCCCGCTGCTCAACGACCACGGCTTCCGCGCCCGGTTCACCCACGACCTGACCGACCCGGAGGGCCTCGGCGGGTTCTGGCAGTGGTACGACTCCATGAACGACGGGCTGCGGGCGCAGGTCATCGGCCCCGTCCTCGCCCGGCTGCGCGCCTTCCTGCTGCGCGACTTCGTCAAGGACGTCATCGGCACCGCCCGCTCGTCGTTCCAGATGGCCGACATCCTCGATGGCGGGCTGCTGCTGTGCCGGCTGCCGAAGGGCATCCTCGGCGAGGAGACCGCCCGGATCCTCGGCTCCCTCATCGTCGCCCGCACGTGGCAGGCCGCCATCGCCCGCGCCACCCAACCGGAAACGGCCCGCCGCGACGCCACGATCTACATCGACGAATGCCAGAACTTCCTGACCCTGCCCGGCTCGGTCGACGACATGCTCGCCGAGGCCCGCGGCTTCCGCCTCGGCCTCGTCCTGGCCCATCAGAACCTGGCCCAACTACCGAAGGAAACCCAGGCTGCGGTGTCGGCGAACGCCCGCACGAAGATCTACTTCACCGTCGACCCCTCCGACGCGAAGGACCTGGCCATCCACACCCGCCCCGACATCGATGAGCACGACCTCGCCCACCTCGACGTACACACCGCCGCCGCACGGCTGCTCGTCGGCAACCGGGAACTGCCCGCGTTCACCTTCACCACCAACCCGCCCGCACCGCCGGTCGGTGAGGCCACCGCGATCCGGCAGGCGTGCGCCGCCGCCCACGCCCGCAGCGGAGAGCCGGCCATCCAA from Micromonospora kangleipakensis includes these protein-coding regions:
- a CDS encoding type IV secretory system conjugative DNA transfer family protein; translated protein: MIALVLLTVAAVAAVAGHDQLLRWRHRRHCAGARWVTVAAPPEVDAESAAALWTTMAGVLAPARRWWWLRGHPHVGWEYTWTGRSLTIRLWVPGTVADGAVEAAVTAAWPGCTLTTADAGPPIPDLADQDGGALWPQHPDTLPLRTEHHNDPLRALLAAGAAIRSREHACLQVLARPAPTRRVAAARRAAATGARPDAAAIALNAAVTVAVTPLLWLVELFNPPARPARPEARAIRRDPIADAHHRAAVVKAVNVPHFEIAVRYAVAADPRPDRTQEQRHRLAAVAHTIYAAAATYTRPNRLRRIPTRRPVAVLAGRRLRRGFLATVEELAALAAIPRDVAVPGLDRARAKAVPAPVAVPSGGRSVKVLGRSQVGGHSVGLHVVDSRQHVHLVGKTGVGKSTLLLNMILADVHARRGTVVIDPRGDLVTDILDRLPATYADRIAIIDPDQPNPACFNPLDDTGDAHLAVDNLVGIFAKIFQRHWGPRIDDTLRVSCLTLMRHANPTLSLVPPLLNDHGFRARFTHDLTDPEGLGGFWQWYDSMNDGLRAQVIGPVLARLRAFLLRDFVKDVIGTARSSFQMADILDGGLLLCRLPKGILGEETARILGSLIVARTWQAAIARATQPETARRDATIYIDECQNFLTLPGSVDDMLAEARGFRLGLVLAHQNLAQLPKETQAAVSANARTKIYFTVDPSDAKDLAIHTRPDIDEHDLAHLDVHTAAARLLVGNRELPAFTFTTNPPAPPVGEATAIRQACAAAHARSGEPAIQRAARRSMGRRR